The Arachis ipaensis cultivar K30076 chromosome B03, Araip1.1, whole genome shotgun sequence region ATATCTAAATGTTTTTTGTTTCCCCCCTTCTGCCACTAATTTTTCGAGTTTAAATTTATGTATTTACTTTATTTGAACTTTTAGGCGATGATGTGAAGGAAAAGAAGCCTGATCCATCAATATACATTACTGCTTCAAAGGTATTAATATGACAATAAGATAAAGAATCGAGACAGCTTATGCATGACTGCTTCATGATTTTACATGTTGTGACTTGCAGAAGCTAGGTGTATCAGAGAAAGATTGCTTAGTGGTAGAAGACAGTGTTATTGGGTTGCAGGTAAATATTTTGATCATATTATCAATATTCTGTATTTACTATTTAACCGATAGCATTTCACACAAGCTTGGTTTTAAAAAAACATaacaatcataaaataaaattatcctcATTTTGTTTCTTACTTGCCATATTGCATCTAATCATGTTAGGTACAACAATAATTAACTAACTAATGTTGATCAAACCATGCCATAAGATCAAGTTAATTAACTAACTAATGGAATTCTCAACTGAACTAAACTAACCTCAACAGGCAGCAACACAAGCAGGGATGTCATGCATTGTTACCTATACATCTTCCACAGCTAGCCAGGTGAGGCAGTTACCCTTAAAATTAATTTTGCAGGAAAAAAATGAACACTAACAATTTGATACTGAATCTGAGTTGAATTATTATTCATGGCCTACATTTTTTATCTAATGCAGGATTTCAGTGATGCCATCGCAATCTATCCCGACTTAAGTAATGTAAGGTATGAATATATGATTCGTTGCTGACAACCGAAGGGTAAGGTTTTCTTAGTTCAGCCACGGCCACTAAAATTGTTTGAAATTGTGATGCAGATTGAAAGATTTGGAACTACTACTTCAAAATCTGGTAGCAGCTAAATAAGAGATATGGTTCTATATGGAAAATTGTTACTATTAATTCAGATACCTTTTTCTCCAAGGAAATGGGTTGAAAATTAGATGTACCACAACGTTAAGGTCTTGTGCATTGACAGCAGATGTATACATGTGAGATGTTGTTTTGTGAAAGCAATTCATTGTAAGATGGGGTAAAAACATCATAGCCTATATATTTGTATGGTTCGTAATATTCAATTGGAAATGTAGGTAGAAATCTTCTTTGCCAGTTCTTCATGTTCACCATTGGCTTTGACCCAATAATTTATAATTGAAGGTTGTGATACTTCTAACTACAATTAAAGAATCAAAGAGAGAGGCAGactttccatttttttctttgGTACTTTGATGCAAACATATTAAGCATAAGAGAAATTTATATGGTCTTACTCATTGTGGTCACACGAACAAAAAGACTTTATTTTCTATAATAAAAAATTTGACGACTTAAAATATCAAAAGGGGTGGTGGCGCAGTTGGCTAGCGCGTAGGTCTCATAGCTTCTGAGTTATCCTGAGGTCGAGAGTTCGAGCCTCTCTCACCCCAACCAACACATTTTGTCATTCGATTTCTTTATACCATCCTTGTATGCTGTAGGGTTTAGGAAGCAGGGATGTCATGCATTGTTACCTATACGAATTACGACCATGCTCCTTCGTGCAAGAGGACATTCTTTTTTCCAACTCAGAAACGAAACAATTCTCCATTGGATTAAACAATAGTCTAAGTTATGTCAAATATACTGCCATCTGCAGATGGTTCATAAGCAAAACGCAATGACCatgaaaaatagtaaaatacgggtggaaaaaaatatatttcctttGGATAAAAAGATGTATATAATAACGATTCAATTTTGTCTAAGAACAACACATTTATAAAAGACAGCATTAAACCTAAAGTATATAATTAATTCAATATTCCCCAACCCCAAAAATAAATTACAAGCAGCATGAAGAAAAAAAGATCTCTAATTTCCTCTGCTCTTCACCATCTCCGCATCTTTATGCAGAAAAACCAACCGTGTCTATAAACCATGCTTGCTCCTCCGATTTAAGTTCTCCACAGTGAGTGTATTAATCAAGGAATGATGCATCCATATGAAAGGGAAATAAATGCAAAGCTTCTGGCAAACTATCATCTCTTACCAGTAGCAGTTTTGCCTTTGCTTAAATCAGCAAGTTCCTCAATAAGTTTCCTCTCATCACTGCTCAGTCTTTTGGGGATTTCGACTTGCACGCGAACCAATTGGTCGCCCCTCATATTGTTTTTATTCAGATAGGGAACACCCTTTTTAGCCATAACAAGCGTTGTGTTTGGTTGTGTCCCCGCCGGAATTTTCAAGTCCACCATTCCATCCACAGTAGGAACCTTTGTTGTAGTGCCCAAGATTGCATCAATGTAAGAAACCTTGCAGGTGTATAAAATGTTGGTGTCGTCTCGTTTAAGGACAGGATCTGGGATGACCTCAATGACAACAAAGAGGTCACCGGGAGAACCCCCTCGCCTTCCAGCATTCCCTTCATTACGGACCCTTAAACGACTACCAGAATCCACGCCTGCTGGGACCTTCAGACTTATCCGCTTTGTTTTCCTTACTCGACCATCCCCAGTACATGTATTGCAAGGTGTTGAAATTTCTCCAGTCCCATTGCAAGATGAGCAGGTCATAGATTGCTGGAAGATACCTAATGGAGTTCTTGTTGATGAGACAACCCGGCCTTGACCTCCACAAGTGCTACATCTGGTTGGTGTGGTCCCTGGTTTAGCACCTGAACCATTGCAAGTTCCACAGCTTTCTAATCGACTTATCTCTATCTCTTTTTCTATACCAAAAACTGCTTCTTTAAAGTTCAGAACAAGACTGTAATACTCATCTTCACCATCTATTGCTCCATTCCAAGAACCCCTAGAACCGGCACCACGATTCATACCCTCAAACAATGACTCAAACAAATCAAAGGGATTGCTGAAATCCTGACAAAAAGATAGTCCTTCTTTGAGAAACAAGAATATGATAACAAGTTAAAATTACCCATTAGCATCAGAATTAACTTACCCCCATTCCCATTCCAGATCCCTTAAGACCAGCCTCCCCATATCTGTCATATATGGATCGTTTCTCATCATCAGATAAGACCTGCAATAGAATTTCAATTACAGAAGATATGTTGTGATTGGACATGGAAGACAGCCAGATGAGTTAAATCATCTATAATTTTACCTCGTAGGCATTGCTAATTTCCTTAAATTTCTCTTCTGCCCCAGGTTCTCTGCAGGACAGTAGGAACAAAATTACAATCCCATTCACTTGCAAAACACatgaaaagaaggaagaaaaagggaaaggaaTAGATTAGAAAGCAGGCAAGTAAAAACATGAAATGAAAAATAACTCACTTGTTCACGTCTGGGTGATAATTCCGGGCGAGCTTCCTATAAGCTGAAATGTCAAAAGGAGAGAGATTTAATATTGCAATTATATGAGTGTGACAACAAGCCACTAACCAGCAAAGAATATACACAACCAAGTTAACAAAACCAGATTCTGGTTAATCAATTTCAGACTAAAGCCATTAAAAGAGAAATCAAAGGTGTCAACAATGCAACAAACACCTCACTAATCAATCTATATATTTGACTGACACCAATATTCTAGTTCCTTTCTTTAGGTATTGGCAGATTTCTCTTCCAGTTTATAAGTTTATGCTTTTGATATCCTTTGTAGAACTTTTCTTATATGCCCCACATGTATTTTAGTTGcaactttttcctttttttacttCACAAGATTAAAGGAAGCAGACAATTTTTTAAGAAAGAGCTAATCATTCAGTTAGCCAAAAACCTAATGGAAGTAGAAAACCCATTGCAATACCAAAATGTCGCTTGTATATAGTTCATTATATGATCCAAGAACTACCTAGCAAACCAAAATACAACATTTAAACACACACAAAAATTTATCACAATGGAGATAGAATCATGAAGGCACTTAAAGAAGGGGACAAATAGAAAATACCACTCTTTATTTCAGATTTACTGGCATTTTTTGAAACACCAAGAACTGAATAGAAATCCTGCACATAACAAATAACAGATGTTCATTTACTATATTTAATAGTTATTGGAGCTCTATAATACAAGGAATGCTTTCATAAAGtacaaccatatcagaaaaagaTAAGATCAAAAGGAACCATTGTTGCTTAAAAGAGCATCAATAACTCTAACTTACCGATTCTGCTCTAACTATCAACCTTGATCCCCTACAGTGATGTAAAGGCTGAAATGAACCCACATTAAATATCATGCGCAAGGAATCCTGAGAAAGAAAGCTTGAACTAGGGGCAGCCATAAAGCATACCCTGCTTGTAAAACTGCAAGGAAAATCACAAACAGAAATTATACTCTCCACCGCAATTGTCTATACCGAAATCGTATGCACCTACTGGTGATGAACATACAAAAAATAAAGGAGCAAACCCAAAAACAATTATAAACTACACCCAAGTTATGGTTATATATTGTGATTGATGATATAATAGGGAAAACAGTATGAATATGAAAGTAATTTTGCCCTTCCCCATTGCATGTAACTTCCATTTTGCAGAATTGACTATAGAACTCACTTGTGGCTGGATGATGCAACCTTAGCTATCATACTGGATCTTAATAAAAGCTGAGGACGAATTCCCCATTGTGCAGCCGATGTACTACCAAAAGTAGTAATTGCCATTGCCATCCTATATATCTTCAGCAATACAATATGCTAATCAATATGAATTTTGTTGATGAACTTCTGATAGCTGCAAAAACTGCATATTGAAATTTAATGTGCTTAGCAAAGTAAGAGACTACATAAACAGAAGTCAGAATTAAATAAAGGAGAGTTAAGAACACAATGAGCAAACCCTCAAGAAAAATACCTATTTTACATAGAATAAGAAGTAACGGAATAAATGTAcacaaattaaaaggaaaattagatatttgaattttgaatacaGTTTTCTTCTCTGAATACAATAAAATCCCGGTTTTTAAAAGGTCCCAAACACAAATAAGATGTATACAGAATGAAAGAGCTAACTAAGTGGCACTAAAATGGGAATACTGGAAATACAGGGAGGCAACAAATGGAAAGTGCAAGATAAAAGTAGGTGAGAGTGAGACAAACAACAAAGGAAGGAATAGATTCACTTgtagaaaacaagaaattaaaaaaaaaaaaaaagattgggATAGGAAGAGAAACCTGTTAGCGTTGGAGGAGGAGCGTGAGGTTGAGAGGGGTGAGAGAGGATGGAGCCAGCGCGGTGGGAGGATGAGGTTACAGTGTCACTACCCGCGTTGCCCCTCTCTCTAATTCTCTCTCAAATTGG contains the following coding sequences:
- the LOC107631675 gene encoding chaperone protein dnaJ A6, chloroplastic — its product is MAMAITTFGSTSAAQWGIRPQLLLRSSMIAKVASSSHNFTSRVCFMAAPSSSFLSQDSLRMIFNVGSFQPLHHCRGSRLIVRAESDFYSVLGVSKNASKSEIKSAYRKLARNYHPDVNKEPGAEEKFKEISNAYEVLSDDEKRSIYDRYGEAGLKGSGMGMGDFSNPFDLFESLFEGMNRGAGSRGSWNGAIDGEDEYYSLVLNFKEAVFGIEKEIEISRLESCGTCNGSGAKPGTTPTRCSTCGGQGRVVSSTRTPLGIFQQSMTCSSCNGTGEISTPCNTCTGDGRVRKTKRISLKVPAGVDSGSRLRVRNEGNAGRRGGSPGDLFVVIEVIPDPVLKRDDTNILYTCKVSYIDAILGTTTKVPTVDGMVDLKIPAGTQPNTTLVMAKKGVPYLNKNNMRGDQLVRVQVEIPKRLSSDERKLIEELADLSKGKTATGKR